Proteins from a single region of Streptomyces glaucescens:
- a CDS encoding TetR/AcrR family transcriptional regulator, whose translation MVSAQDNEARSAPAAGQRGRGRPRSFDRETALEKAIMAFWEHGYEATSVSDLTRAMGIGAPSLYSAFGDKRALFDEVVQVYGVRYGSFAVRALAEEPTARAAVERTLREAAAEYTAPGRPHGCLVVHAATNCTTPEVEQSLRERRNANIAAFESRIRADIASGVLPPGTDAAALARHVGAMIQGMSQQARDGASRAELEALAEIAMSVWPRG comes from the coding sequence ATGGTGAGCGCGCAGGACAACGAGGCGCGGAGCGCCCCGGCCGCCGGGCAGCGCGGCCGCGGCCGGCCCCGCTCCTTCGACCGGGAGACCGCCCTGGAGAAGGCGATCATGGCCTTCTGGGAGCACGGGTACGAGGCCACGTCCGTCTCCGACCTCACCCGCGCCATGGGGATCGGCGCCCCCAGCCTCTACTCCGCCTTCGGTGACAAGCGCGCCCTGTTCGACGAGGTCGTGCAGGTGTACGGCGTGCGGTACGGGTCGTTCGCCGTGCGCGCCCTCGCCGAGGAGCCCACCGCCCGGGCCGCCGTCGAGCGCACGCTGCGCGAGGCCGCCGCCGAGTACACCGCCCCCGGCCGCCCGCACGGCTGCCTCGTCGTCCACGCGGCGACCAACTGCACCACGCCCGAGGTGGAGCAGTCCCTGAGGGAGCGGCGCAACGCCAACATCGCGGCGTTCGAAAGCCGGATAAGAGCCGACATCGCCTCAGGGGTGCTGCCGCCCGGCACCGACGCGGCGGCGCTCGCCCGGCACGTGGGGGCCATGATCCAGGGCATGTCCCAGCAGGCGCGCGACGGCGCGAGCCGGGCGGAACTGGAAGCGCTCGCGGAAATTGCCATGTCCGTTTGGCCCCGCGGATGA
- a CDS encoding SDR family oxidoreductase, with the protein MGALSGRTALVTGASRGIGRGIAERLGRDGARVAVHYGTNEAAAKETVAAIEAAGGAAFPLGVELGRPGDAEALWAEFDRHADGVDIIVNNAGIGTAPALEEIDEAEFDRVFAVNVKAPHFIVQHGLTRLRDGGRVVNISSGLARTAVMPDKMAYAMTKGALDVFTRDLSKVLGPRGITVNSVAPGIIATDNTAGLLGTEEGRAQAAAISALGRVGAPADVADVVAFLASDGGRWITGSWVDATGGSLT; encoded by the coding sequence ATGGGCGCGCTGAGCGGCAGGACGGCACTCGTCACGGGGGCGAGCAGGGGGATCGGGCGCGGTATCGCCGAGCGGCTGGGGCGAGACGGCGCGCGGGTCGCGGTGCACTACGGCACGAACGAGGCGGCGGCGAAGGAGACGGTCGCGGCGATCGAGGCGGCCGGCGGCGCGGCCTTCCCGCTCGGCGTGGAGCTGGGACGGCCCGGGGACGCCGAGGCGCTGTGGGCCGAGTTCGACCGGCACGCGGACGGCGTGGACATCATCGTGAACAACGCCGGGATCGGCACGGCGCCGGCCCTCGAGGAGATCGACGAGGCCGAGTTCGACCGGGTCTTCGCGGTGAACGTGAAGGCGCCCCACTTCATCGTCCAGCACGGTCTCACCCGGCTGCGCGACGGAGGGCGGGTCGTCAACATCTCTTCGGGGCTCGCCCGCACCGCGGTGATGCCGGACAAGATGGCCTACGCGATGACGAAGGGCGCCCTGGACGTGTTCACCCGGGACCTGTCCAAGGTGCTCGGCCCACGGGGCATCACGGTGAATTCGGTGGCTCCCGGCATCATCGCCACCGACAACACGGCCGGGCTCCTCGGCACGGAGGAGGGCCGGGCCCAGGCCGCGGCCATATCGGCGCTCGGCCGGGTGGGCGCGCCGGCGGATGTCGCGGACGTGGTGGCGTTCCTCGCCTCGGACGGCGGCCGGTGGATCACGGGCAGCTGGGTCGACGCGACGGGAGGGTCACTGACCTGA